Proteins from a single region of Chloroherpeton thalassium ATCC 35110:
- a CDS encoding PepSY domain-containing protein — protein MNKVIINEYIMYMNQVWLFISRLHKYLGLFFAGLMVIWFVSGFVMIFIGFPKYGKSERLLENKNIIDEKILKSIDSVFQKKKFTKAEIYVAGGENILKIWENDTSFTLCSLDSEKIIERIDSLRATKIAVENMNRLKKYRYDKIYELDQWIPWARIETDLPIHKFYFDDENNTEIYISSSSGLIIQKHTSSERFWAYLGAIPHWLYFKDLRVRRSLWIQVVVWLSGISTFMVFIGIVLGFKRLRFKKGKTIFPYKKNLYRWHHITGFVFGAFVFIWTISGMFSLVHINLKKDENFASMLKKKWNENVFLNRNAEGVYEQIIKVFQNDSPKILMLKNTDDGLLVESLNEKGQSIYLNGQKQTEESLAKIYIAKAKILFKENMKNVLLIQEYDNYYYSKKRNSPLPIIKVSFNDIDDTVFYIDVMTGEILRVVDNSSRLSRWIYNAMHSFDMNFLLSHNELRIFILIILLTGGTIVSITGMLFIVKHKIK, from the coding sequence TTGAATAAGGTTATTATAAATGAATACATTATGTATATGAATCAGGTGTGGCTATTTATTTCACGACTACATAAGTATTTGGGGTTGTTCTTTGCCGGGTTAATGGTTATCTGGTTTGTTTCTGGTTTTGTTATGATTTTTATAGGGTTTCCAAAGTATGGGAAATCTGAGCGATTATTGGAAAATAAGAATATTATTGATGAAAAAATATTAAAAAGTATTGATAGTGTTTTTCAAAAAAAGAAATTTACAAAAGCAGAGATATATGTGGCGGGCGGGGAAAATATTTTAAAGATTTGGGAGAACGACACTTCATTTACGCTTTGCTCATTAGATTCTGAAAAAATAATCGAACGAATAGATAGTCTAAGAGCGACAAAAATAGCCGTCGAAAATATGAATAGGCTAAAAAAATACCGTTATGATAAAATTTATGAGCTTGATCAATGGATTCCGTGGGCACGCATAGAAACGGATTTGCCAATTCATAAATTTTATTTTGATGATGAAAATAATACTGAAATTTATATTTCTTCCTCATCAGGGCTAATTATTCAAAAGCATACAAGCAGCGAACGATTTTGGGCATATTTAGGTGCAATTCCCCATTGGCTCTATTTTAAAGACTTAAGAGTCCGAAGAAGTCTTTGGATTCAAGTGGTCGTTTGGCTTTCTGGCATTTCTACATTCATGGTTTTCATTGGAATAGTTTTAGGATTTAAGCGATTGAGATTTAAAAAAGGAAAAACTATTTTTCCCTACAAGAAAAATTTATACAGATGGCATCATATTACCGGATTCGTTTTTGGCGCATTTGTTTTTATTTGGACAATTAGCGGAATGTTTTCACTCGTGCATATAAATTTGAAAAAAGATGAGAATTTTGCGTCGATGCTTAAAAAAAAATGGAATGAAAATGTGTTCTTAAACAGAAATGCTGAAGGGGTTTATGAGCAAATTATTAAAGTTTTTCAAAATGATTCTCCTAAAATTCTCATGTTAAAAAACACTGATGATGGACTTTTAGTCGAATCTTTAAATGAAAAAGGACAAAGCATATACTTGAATGGTCAAAAGCAGACAGAAGAATCGCTTGCAAAAATATATATAGCCAAAGCAAAAATATTGTTTAAAGAAAATATGAAAAATGTTTTATTGATTCAGGAATATGATAATTATTATTATTCTAAAAAAAGAAATTCTCCTTTACCTATTATAAAAGTATCATTTAATGATATCGATGATACCGTTTTTTATATCGATGTGATGACTGGAGAGATTCTTAGAGTTGTTGATAACTCATCAAGATTGAGTCGTTGGATATACAATGCGATGCACTCATTTGACATGAACTTTCTTTTATCTCATAACGAATTAAGAATTTTTATACTAATTATATTATTAACTGGAGGAACAATTGTTTCTATTACTGGAATGCTTTTTATTGTAAAACATAAAATAAAATAA
- a CDS encoding PepSY-associated TM helix domain-containing protein: MANSQKIKRWNNATHRDLGYFFSGLIIMYCISGLALNHIDDWNPDFVITKKDVSLARAYEKSEITNELVRQFGLLVDQPKYKIYDFPTDDQLKIYYDKASLHLNLKNGTGKYEKVSRRPVFYETNVLHRNSIEGWKWVSDIFAVMLMLITLTGLFILQGKQGLSGRGKWLLAAGFLPPLIAFVFHGMS, from the coding sequence ATGGCAAATTCGCAAAAGATAAAAAGATGGAACAACGCCACCCATCGCGATTTAGGCTACTTTTTTTCTGGGTTAATTATCATGTATTGCATTTCGGGACTGGCGCTCAACCACATTGATGACTGGAATCCAGATTTTGTCATCACCAAAAAAGATGTTTCGCTTGCGCGCGCGTATGAAAAATCAGAAATCACGAACGAGCTGGTTAGGCAATTTGGGCTTTTGGTAGATCAACCGAAATATAAAATCTACGATTTTCCAACAGACGATCAGCTCAAGATTTATTACGATAAAGCCTCGCTTCATCTCAATTTGAAAAACGGAACGGGCAAGTACGAAAAAGTCTCGCGCCGACCTGTTTTTTACGAGACCAATGTCTTGCATCGCAATAGCATTGAAGGCTGGAAATGGGTGTCGGATATTTTTGCCGTGATGCTCATGCTCATCACGCTCACCGGGCTCTTTATTTTGCAAGGCAAACAAGGGCTTTCGGGAAGAGGAAAATGGTTGCTCGCGGCTGGCTTTTTGCCGCCGTTAATTGCGTTCGTGTTTCACGGAATGTCTTAA
- a CDS encoding sirohydrochlorin chelatase gives MKTQKNEFRKKPMPVLGNVSEGLISAKIISVLMIFALTIAFGCAKPEAEKQETKSDVQEIAEQPSQKIGVLLVNHGSHSKTWRQALLDLEANVKDSILGTGYVDGIKTAFMEYNEPSIATRLKEFDAENYSDVILVPIFLTVSPHSFDDIPTIIGQKEDPQSMEMLKLEKIERYSPKAKTHLAPLLDFTDILQKNVLRRTKALSQNPAEEGVVLIAYGDETYTKQWSALIDSIGHHISKNLGINEYAYGWCGHIARYRSDSTTVAVEKVLRTKSKAVVIPILVAHDENFQVRIIGGGIAKVPDYKNRVIYKPDAILPDENIESWVIHISTELANKIKTEKKEG, from the coding sequence ATGAAAACGCAAAAAAATGAATTTCGGAAAAAGCCGATGCCCGTACTTGGCAATGTTTCAGAGGGACTTATTTCAGCGAAAATTATTTCCGTGCTGATGATTTTTGCTTTGACAATCGCTTTCGGTTGCGCAAAGCCTGAAGCAGAAAAGCAAGAAACCAAAAGCGATGTGCAAGAAATTGCAGAACAACCATCTCAAAAAATTGGAGTTTTGCTGGTGAATCACGGTTCGCATTCCAAAACTTGGCGGCAAGCTCTTTTGGATTTGGAGGCCAACGTGAAAGATTCCATTCTCGGAACAGGTTATGTGGATGGTATCAAAACCGCGTTTATGGAATATAACGAGCCGTCCATTGCAACACGCCTCAAGGAATTTGACGCGGAAAATTATTCCGATGTCATCCTTGTGCCGATTTTCCTCACCGTTAGTCCGCATTCCTTCGACGACATTCCAACAATTATCGGACAAAAAGAAGATCCGCAATCGATGGAAATGCTCAAGTTGGAAAAAATTGAGCGCTACTCGCCGAAGGCAAAAACGCACCTCGCGCCATTGCTTGACTTTACGGATATTTTGCAAAAAAATGTTTTACGACGGACGAAGGCTTTATCGCAAAATCCTGCTGAGGAAGGCGTAGTATTAATCGCTTATGGCGACGAGACTTACACAAAACAATGGTCAGCCTTGATAGACAGCATTGGCCATCACATTTCCAAAAATTTGGGCATCAACGAATATGCTTACGGCTGGTGCGGACACATCGCGCGCTACCGTTCGGATTCCACCACAGTCGCCGTTGAAAAAGTGTTGCGAACAAAATCGAAAGCGGTTGTGATTCCGATTTTGGTGGCTCACGATGAAAATTTCCAAGTGAGAATTATTGGCGGCGGCATCGCAAAAGTGCCGGATTATAAAAATCGCGTGATATACAAACCCGATGCCATTTTGCCGGATGAAAACATTGAGTCGTGGGTGATTCATATTTCCACCGAGTTGGCAAACAAAATAAAAACGGAGAAAAAAGAAGGTTAA
- a CDS encoding TonB-dependent receptor, with the protein MLRRFLFVMCILGLLPSSVQGAEVHGTGAIHGHVIAKDSESPIVGAMISLMGTTYGTVSDENGAFWLAHVHPGTYTLRVSYLGYKTHEKQVHLKNASDTLAIEFSLKPAQVDIDAIVVTATRQETALKDVPQLTEVITGEELQVTGAVTVQDALEMNIPGIEFSPDSHGANIQMQGLGSDYILILLDGERLAQQDRSNIDFNRLNTSDIERIEVTKGSASSLYGSNAIGGVINIITKKPQYPLEASASYRISKYGEQNINGMLGTKSDLWSAKLTINKKQSDGYDLTPETPTSYTQEKFEDLSLTPWLRMTPSDKLQLDFQGNYYQYERFDATTIPQHPRNYGFTLGSSANYYFSPEQSLKLSWHTDQYEQYDYYERLDEEELSAIHRYDNAKLIFATGFSKTHALTLGGEFLREKLVSDRITNGRKTTQNWIGFAQEEIQLIEKLRTVAGVQFVHHSTFGSHVSPRVSLLYQDLPFNIRLGYSHGFRTPTLKELYMDWDHFGMFFIEGTSDLEPETSNYFTGSLEFITERLNASILLYHNSLKNMIATVTTTEDGISTETYKNVSDARLQGFDLLLKVGIGRGLSLSGGYSFVDSKDLETDLEIEGVIRHTARLRAEYNYLFSRGFNLTLALQGKYNGGMIYESVNDDGEVERENYRPYWNWRLTASQQLFASITFTAGVDNIFDYTDTVDFSTITPGRRFFSVIQYSFN; encoded by the coding sequence ATGCTAAGACGGTTTCTTTTTGTGATGTGCATATTGGGGTTGCTGCCAAGTTCGGTGCAAGGCGCGGAGGTACACGGCACCGGCGCAATTCATGGGCACGTCATCGCAAAAGATAGTGAGTCGCCGATCGTTGGCGCCATGATCTCGCTGATGGGAACAACCTATGGGACGGTTTCAGATGAAAATGGCGCGTTTTGGCTTGCCCATGTTCATCCTGGCACTTACACTTTGCGCGTGTCTTACTTGGGTTACAAAACCCATGAAAAGCAAGTTCATTTGAAAAATGCTTCGGATACGCTCGCCATCGAGTTCTCGCTGAAGCCGGCGCAAGTTGATATAGATGCCATTGTGGTCACCGCGACAAGGCAGGAGACCGCGCTTAAAGATGTGCCTCAACTCACCGAAGTGATTACAGGCGAAGAGCTTCAGGTTACAGGTGCCGTCACTGTGCAAGACGCTTTGGAAATGAACATTCCGGGCATTGAGTTTTCGCCGGATTCGCACGGCGCGAACATACAAATGCAAGGCTTAGGAAGCGACTACATTTTAATTTTGCTGGACGGCGAGCGACTCGCGCAGCAAGATCGTTCCAACATCGATTTTAACCGGCTCAACACCAGCGACATCGAGCGCATTGAAGTGACAAAAGGCTCGGCGTCTTCGCTTTACGGCTCAAATGCGATTGGCGGCGTGATTAACATTATCACGAAAAAGCCGCAATATCCGCTTGAAGCTTCGGCGTCGTATCGCATTTCAAAATACGGCGAGCAGAATATAAACGGAATGCTTGGCACGAAATCGGATTTGTGGAGTGCAAAACTGACCATCAATAAGAAGCAATCCGATGGATATGATTTAACGCCCGAAACGCCAACTTCCTACACGCAAGAAAAATTTGAAGATTTAAGCCTAACGCCTTGGCTGCGAATGACGCCATCGGACAAGCTGCAACTGGATTTTCAGGGAAATTACTATCAATACGAGCGCTTTGACGCAACGACCATTCCGCAACACCCGAGAAATTACGGCTTCACTTTGGGCAGCAGCGCGAATTATTACTTCTCGCCCGAGCAAAGCCTAAAACTGAGCTGGCACACCGACCAATACGAGCAATATGATTATTACGAACGCTTGGACGAAGAAGAGCTTTCGGCCATTCATCGCTACGATAATGCGAAACTTATTTTCGCGACAGGTTTTTCAAAAACGCATGCCTTAACACTCGGCGGTGAATTTCTGCGCGAAAAGCTTGTTTCAGATCGAATTACAAATGGAAGAAAAACAACCCAAAACTGGATCGGTTTTGCCCAAGAGGAAATTCAACTGATTGAAAAACTTCGAACGGTGGCCGGTGTTCAGTTCGTGCATCATTCCACATTTGGAAGCCATGTTTCCCCGCGCGTTTCTTTGCTCTATCAAGACTTGCCATTCAACATTCGCTTGGGTTATAGCCACGGCTTTCGCACGCCCACGCTCAAAGAGCTTTACATGGATTGGGATCATTTCGGCATGTTTTTCATCGAAGGGACATCTGACTTGGAGCCGGAAACCTCAAACTATTTCACAGGTTCGCTTGAGTTCATCACGGAGCGCTTGAACGCCTCAATTTTGCTGTATCACAACAGCTTGAAAAATATGATTGCGACCGTGACCACCACAGAAGATGGCATCTCCACAGAAACCTACAAAAATGTATCGGACGCGCGATTGCAAGGATTTGATTTGCTGCTGAAAGTCGGCATCGGGCGCGGGCTATCGCTGAGCGGCGGCTACAGTTTCGTGGATTCAAAAGATTTGGAAACGGACTTGGAAATTGAAGGCGTGATTCGCCACACCGCCCGACTTCGCGCTGAATATAATTATCTCTTTTCGCGCGGATTCAACCTCACGCTTGCCTTACAAGGCAAATACAATGGCGGCATGATTTATGAAAGTGTCAATGACGATGGCGAAGTCGAGCGCGAAAACTACCGCCCATATTGGAATTGGAGACTAACCGCGTCTCAGCAACTTTTTGCCAGCATAACCTTTACCGCAGGTGTTGATAACATTTTCGATTACACCGATACAGTGGATTTTTCAACGATTACCCCCGGTAGGCGCTTTTTCTCAGTCATACAATATTCATTTAACTAA
- a CDS encoding TonB-dependent siderophore receptor produces MKKVVMLFLSILFCSNFNLQAKDFNLKGAVYDKKTNAPLFDVSIFIQDSYNRTATDSSGHFIIPVNEGETLVFSAIGYQLHKEKIKNGEFLKIFLLKDKSYLAKDVIVTAHKKNETALKVDVPIKEIPLTVQTLDASILEEREATDMGDAMKNVGGVRPINRYGGFQTFTFRGFNDFVLLVDGVRDERHNLSSSAPQTNLANVERIEVIKGPSSVLYGHSALGGIINVIRKKPTPYSTYNLSASYGSFNSKKIFAGTGGPLNDELSYRLDLGLTETDGWRDFGQRTANAYLALNYTPSKTDNFELQIGLNKDKYDTDTGIPVLEDGSFPEIVDLSTRYNATDDFLKHDRYDFQLGYTKEINDNLQLSNKSSFYYDKIDYLSTEELTYNESLDSLTRTYPYYFNHNAYPVQNQLELSYNFKTSDIEHKLLSGYSFNYMHRKTYYGTVIGDGKNATISVVDPILNQGYVGYIPTRYSGKDETTHGLYVQDWINISEKLKVMLGLRYDIFRGTYYTDYVDENKEVTEEGEKTDINTTAFTYRFGLVYHLYEPFTLYGSYSTYFKPTRTISSYGEVFDPEKGYQGEVGFRYELNNIAQINFAAFYIKKYDIVESVGKDTSGNTIYQQVGAADSKGVEVDLLLNYNEIVNVTFSYSFNEAKYLDYDTDDASNSNEGNYIKFAPKHMLKMWATCNVGYGFGTGLGINHVSENYTNAANTYKLPGYTVTDWSVFYNFDNSQIKLSVENLFDVTYFTDAIYNNQFFPGAERNFTLSYSLKY; encoded by the coding sequence ATGAAGAAAGTTGTTATGCTTTTTCTGTCCATTTTATTTTGCAGCAATTTTAATTTGCAAGCAAAAGACTTCAATTTAAAAGGCGCTGTCTACGATAAGAAAACAAATGCCCCATTATTTGACGTCAGCATCTTTATTCAAGATAGTTATAATCGAACGGCAACAGATTCATCAGGACATTTTATAATACCGGTGAATGAAGGTGAAACGCTTGTTTTTAGTGCAATCGGCTATCAACTTCATAAAGAAAAAATAAAAAATGGCGAGTTCTTAAAAATTTTCTTATTAAAGGATAAATCTTATCTCGCAAAAGATGTTATTGTTACTGCGCATAAGAAAAATGAAACGGCTCTCAAAGTAGATGTCCCCATCAAAGAAATTCCATTAACCGTTCAAACGCTGGATGCGTCCATTTTGGAAGAACGCGAGGCCACCGACATGGGGGACGCCATGAAAAACGTTGGAGGCGTTCGCCCGATTAACCGATATGGCGGCTTCCAAACCTTTACATTTAGAGGCTTTAACGACTTCGTTCTTCTGGTTGATGGTGTAAGAGACGAGCGCCACAATCTTTCCTCAAGCGCGCCGCAAACCAACCTTGCCAATGTTGAGCGAATTGAGGTGATAAAAGGCCCTTCGTCCGTTCTCTATGGACACTCAGCTTTGGGCGGCATTATCAATGTGATCAGAAAAAAGCCAACGCCATATAGCACATATAATCTATCGGCTTCCTACGGCAGCTTTAATAGCAAAAAGATTTTTGCAGGCACAGGCGGACCACTCAATGACGAACTCAGCTACCGGCTAGATTTGGGATTAACAGAAACAGACGGCTGGAGAGATTTTGGACAACGCACCGCAAACGCTTATTTGGCGCTTAATTACACGCCATCCAAAACCGATAATTTCGAGCTTCAAATTGGTTTGAACAAAGATAAGTACGATACCGATACAGGCATTCCTGTCCTTGAGGACGGTAGCTTCCCTGAGATAGTTGATTTATCCACAAGGTATAATGCCACGGACGATTTCTTAAAACATGATAGATATGATTTCCAATTAGGCTATACCAAAGAGATTAACGATAACCTTCAGTTAAGTAATAAATCGAGTTTCTATTATGATAAAATAGATTATCTCTCTACTGAAGAGCTAACTTATAATGAATCATTAGATTCATTAACCAGAACATATCCATATTATTTTAATCATAATGCTTATCCAGTTCAAAATCAGCTTGAGCTGAGCTATAATTTCAAAACTTCGGATATTGAGCACAAATTGCTTTCTGGTTATTCTTTCAATTATATGCACAGAAAAACATATTATGGCACTGTAATTGGTGATGGAAAAAATGCAACGATTAGCGTTGTTGATCCAATATTAAATCAAGGTTATGTGGGATACATTCCAACCAGATACAGTGGAAAAGATGAAACTACGCATGGTCTTTATGTACAAGATTGGATAAATATTTCTGAAAAATTGAAAGTAATGCTTGGGTTAAGATATGATATTTTCAGAGGAACATATTATACAGATTATGTAGATGAAAATAAAGAAGTTACAGAAGAAGGCGAAAAGACCGATATAAACACTACTGCGTTCACTTATCGTTTTGGACTTGTGTATCATCTTTATGAGCCATTTACATTATATGGTTCATATTCTACTTATTTCAAACCGACAAGAACAATAAGTAGTTATGGTGAAGTATTTGATCCTGAAAAAGGTTATCAAGGTGAAGTCGGTTTTAGATATGAACTTAATAATATTGCTCAGATTAATTTTGCGGCGTTTTATATTAAGAAATATGATATTGTTGAATCTGTTGGAAAAGATACGAGCGGTAATACAATTTATCAACAAGTTGGCGCAGCCGATTCAAAAGGTGTTGAAGTCGACCTCTTATTGAATTATAATGAGATTGTTAATGTCACGTTTAGCTATAGTTTCAACGAGGCAAAATATTTAGATTATGACACCGACGACGCTTCTAACTCCAATGAAGGAAACTACATAAAGTTCGCTCCTAAGCACATGTTAAAAATGTGGGCGACCTGCAATGTGGGCTATGGATTTGGTACAGGCTTAGGTATCAATCATGTTTCTGAGAATTATACAAATGCAGCAAATACTTACAAATTGCCTGGTTATACGGTAACCGATTGGTCTGTATTTTATAATTTTGATAATTCTCAAATTAAACTCTCCGTAGAAAACCTCTTTGATGTTACTTATTTCACCGATGCTATCTATAATAATCAGTTCTTCCCCGGCGCTGAGAGAAATTTTACTTTGAGTTATAGTTTGAAATATTAA